In one Phyllostomus discolor isolate MPI-MPIP mPhyDis1 chromosome 8, mPhyDis1.pri.v3, whole genome shotgun sequence genomic region, the following are encoded:
- the S1PR4 gene encoding sphingosine 1-phosphate receptor 4 → MNATGSPVEAHEACQQLAAGGHSQLIILHYNHSGRLIGRAETAGSLGVLQGLFVAVSCLVVLENLLVLVAIVTRMQSRRWVYYCLVNITLSDLLTGLAYLVNVLLSGAHTFHLAPASWFLREGVLFMALAASTFSLLFTAGERFATMVRPVAESGDTKRGRVLGFIGLCWLLAALLGLLPLLGWNCVCSFQSCSSLLPLYSKAYILFCVVIFACILATIMVLYGAIFRVVRANGQKASRPPVRRKARRLLNTVLMILVAFVVCWGPLFGLLLADIFGSNVWAQEYLRGMDWILALAVLNSAVNPIIYSFRSREVCRAVLGFLCSGCLRLGLRGPGDCLARAAEAHSGASTTDSSLRPRDSFRGSRSLSFRMREPLTSISSVRSV, encoded by the coding sequence ATGAATGCCAcagggtccccagtggaggcccaCGAGGCCTGCCAGCAGCTGGCGGCCGGTGGGCACAGCCAGCTCATTATCCTGCACTACAACCACTCTGGCCGGCTGATAGGGCGGGCGGAGACCGCCGGGAGCCTGGGGGTCCTGCAGGGGCTCTTTGTGGCCGTGAGCTGTCTGGTGGTGCTGGAGAACCTTCTGGTGCTGGTGGCCATCGTGACGCGAATGCAGTCCCGGCGCTGGGTCTACTACTGCCTGGTCAACATCACGCTGAGCGACCTGCTCACCGGCTTGGCCTACCTGGTCAACGTCCTGCTGTCCGGGGCCCACACCTTCCACCTGGCACCCGCCTCCTGGTTCCTGCGGGAGGGCGTCCTCTTCATGGCCTTGGCCGCATCCACCTTCAGCCTGCTTTTCACTGCCGGTGAGCGCTTCGCTACCATGGTGCGGCCGGTGGCCGAGAGCGGGGACACAAAGAGGGGCCGGGTCCTGGGCTTCATTGGGCTCTGCTGGCTGCTGGCCGCCCTGCTgggcctcctgcccctgctcGGCTGGAACTGCGTGTGCTCCTTCCAGAGCTGCTCCAGCCTGCTCCCGCTGTACTCCAAGGCCTACATCCTCTTCTGTGTGGTCATCTTTGCCTGCATCCTGGCCACCATCATGGTGCTCTATGGGGCCATCTTCCGGGTGGTGCGGGCCAATGGGCAGAAGGCCTCGCGCCCCCCGGTCCGCCGCAAGGCCCGCCGACTGCTCAACACAGTGCTCATGATCCTGGTGGCTTTTGTGGTCTGCTGGGGTCCGCTCTTCGGCCTGCTGCTGGCCGACATCTTTGGCTCCAACGTCTGGGCCCAGGAGTACCTGAGGGGCATGGACTGGATCCTGGCGCTGGCCGTGCTGAACTCGGCTGTCAACCCGATCATCTACTCTTTCCGTAGCCGGGAAGTCTGCCGGGCCGTGCTGGGCTTCCTGTGCAGCGGGTGTCTCAGGCTGGGCCTTCGAGGGCCTGGGGACTGCCTGGCCCGGGCTGCTGAGGCCCACTCTGGGGCCTCCACCACTGACAGCTCGCTGAGACCCAGGGACAGCTTCCGGGGCTCCCGGTCACTCAGCTTTCGGATGCGAGAGCCACTGACTAGTATCTCCAGTGTGAGGAGCGTCTGA